The following are from one region of the Methanoculleus caldifontis genome:
- a CDS encoding methanogenesis marker 16 metalloprotein, giving the protein MKTIAEIEEKIRNGSAVVYTAAEFKRLIREGAEVTAAEVDVVTTGTCGVMSGTAAILSVPVAAPGTFERAERAWLNGVPCMPGPCPNERLGLLDVIVSGTAHAGAGYGGGHLFRDIVEGREIEVVVEAADRSVEARVTLDDFAYARLFTTRSAFRNYTAYLNTQPTRVKTIFSVTGLEGPCREASVSGCGEINPLQNDPARLAIRDGTPVLLNGSAGIVTGEGTRSSPERPNITAIADMAGMQPRYMGGFATSAGPECITSLGVAIPVLDDRQVAALRVLDEEILLPVADINTRTVLGEATYADVWQRADREVAYNPEWCEECSTCAAAAVCPTGAFARETGLDRDRCLACTACVAACQNDAFEAGEGSLRVRGRKVPITLRQSGRTLAEDLCRDLKERILDSRFTFTGGGGR; this is encoded by the coding sequence ATGAAGACGATAGCAGAGATCGAGGAGAAGATCCGGAACGGTTCGGCGGTCGTCTACACGGCTGCTGAGTTCAAGCGCCTCATCCGCGAGGGTGCGGAGGTCACGGCCGCGGAGGTCGACGTCGTCACCACCGGGACGTGCGGGGTGATGTCGGGGACCGCGGCGATCCTCTCGGTCCCGGTCGCGGCGCCGGGGACCTTCGAGCGGGCGGAGCGGGCCTGGTTGAACGGGGTCCCCTGCATGCCCGGCCCCTGCCCGAACGAGCGGCTGGGGCTCCTCGACGTCATCGTCTCCGGGACCGCCCACGCCGGGGCCGGCTACGGGGGCGGCCACCTCTTCCGCGATATCGTCGAGGGCCGCGAGATCGAGGTGGTGGTGGAGGCCGCCGACCGGTCGGTCGAGGCGCGGGTGACCCTCGACGACTTCGCCTACGCCCGGCTCTTCACCACCCGGAGCGCCTTCAGGAACTACACTGCCTACCTGAACACTCAACCGACCCGGGTGAAGACGATCTTCTCGGTCACGGGGCTTGAGGGGCCCTGCCGGGAGGCCTCGGTCAGTGGGTGCGGCGAGATCAATCCCCTCCAGAACGACCCGGCGAGGCTCGCGATCCGGGACGGGACACCGGTCCTCCTGAACGGCTCGGCCGGCATCGTGACCGGCGAAGGGACCCGGAGCAGTCCCGAGCGCCCCAACATCACGGCCATCGCCGATATGGCCGGGATGCAGCCCCGCTATATGGGCGGGTTTGCGACCTCGGCCGGCCCGGAGTGCATCACGAGCCTCGGCGTCGCGATCCCGGTCCTCGACGACCGGCAGGTCGCGGCCCTCCGCGTCCTCGACGAGGAGATCCTCCTCCCGGTCGCCGACATCAACACCCGGACCGTCCTTGGGGAGGCGACCTATGCCGACGTCTGGCAGCGGGCCGACCGGGAGGTGGCCTACAACCCCGAATGGTGCGAGGAGTGCTCGACCTGCGCCGCGGCCGCGGTCTGCCCGACGGGCGCGTTTGCCCGCGAGACCGGGCTCGACCGCGACCGCTGCCTCGCCTGCACCGCCTGCGTTGCCGCCTGCCAAAACGACGCCTTCGAGGCCGGCGAGGGTTCGCTCCGGGTCCGGGGGCGGAAGGTCCCGATCACGCTCCGCCAGTCCGGCCGGACGCTTGCGGAGGACCTCTGCCGGGACTTAAAAGAGCGGATCCTTGACTCCCGGTTCACCTTCACCGGGGGCGGGGGGCGGTGA
- a CDS encoding helix-turn-helix domain-containing protein: MLSRKIFETEFAEALQEELARQDMSIRDLADRAGIPAATLYKLTSGRADPRLSTVRRIVNVLEPREKSFIAVIAARFLLDDIDNRDLQIDGRKYRIRGYPADTLEECIAAAARAEKEGALGIVCAPILASIVEKIVDCPVAIIKPQQQTMIEAIETIGKRV; encoded by the coding sequence ATGCTCTCGCGAAAGATCTTTGAGACCGAGTTCGCCGAGGCGCTCCAGGAGGAGCTCGCCCGGCAGGATATGAGCATCCGCGACCTCGCGGACCGGGCAGGAATCCCGGCCGCCACCCTCTACAAACTGACGTCAGGGAGGGCGGACCCGCGCCTCTCGACCGTCCGGCGGATCGTCAACGTCCTCGAGCCCCGCGAGAAGAGTTTCATCGCGGTGATCGCGGCCCGGTTCCTCCTCGACGATATCGACAACCGGGATCTCCAGATCGACGGGCGGAAGTACCGGATCCGGGGCTACCCGGCAGACACCCTCGAGGAGTGCATCGCCGCCGCGGCACGGGCGGAGAAGGAGGGGGCGCTCGGGATCGTCTGCGCCCCGATCCTCGCCTCGATCGTGGAGAAGATCGTCGACTGCCCGGTGGCGATCATCAAGCCGCAGCAGCAGACGATGATCGAGGCGATCGAGACGATAGGAAAGAGGGTTTAG
- a CDS encoding GNAT family N-acetyltransferase encodes MMENGQLLKFWIVKKEDPARMIGTVSFNTIIRGPFQSCFLGYRLDYAEVRRGYMTEALREAIRVLFGECRLHRVEANILPGNGPSLRVVEKLGFHYEGLAHRYLLVNGKWEDHIRMVLLNDRWAGDR; translated from the coding sequence ATGATGGAAAATGGGCAGTTACTCAAGTTCTGGATCGTGAAGAAGGAGGACCCGGCCCGGATGATCGGCACCGTCAGCTTCAACACCATCATCAGAGGTCCGTTCCAGTCCTGCTTCCTCGGGTATCGTCTGGACTATGCCGAGGTACGCCGGGGATACATGACCGAGGCGTTGAGGGAGGCGATACGGGTCTTGTTCGGGGAGTGCCGCCTGCATAGAGTTGAAGCAAATATCCTCCCCGGCAACGGCCCCTCTCTGCGGGTTGTAGAGAAACTCGGATTTCACTATGAGGGCCTCGCACACCGGTACCTTCTGGTGAACGGAAAGTGGGAGGACCATATCCGGATGGTGCTGTTAAACGACAGGTGGGCCGGAGACAGATGA
- a CDS encoding outer membrane protein assembly factor BamB family protein translates to MMTDFEREDFHRLKRILVDGKTHAVRKKAVSLALLSLIVFTAVSGCLSSDIVGDRHDLTVTRTDAAGNEIWHTVFDEGGDEYGTILLPVSDGGLLVGGSVKKSPGSDEQALLLKIAEDGRIEWNRSFPTRYGVEAVAAHSDGNFTAGTADGSLLRVVGDGTPVWSSRVSGSVLGVSGLPDGDIVAVGSKNDRDVWVAVVNDTGSLLWEQTYSALGRGRALGVASASDGGCIVAGATDSHSLWVMRLDREGNVIWSRTFEEGPEFAGVTLYRVYSVREKPDSSVDLLYRVGRTLEGEAVGRSVTVDRSLDRDGSDMSVTEFYTPCPVARTSGGGYACACLESSQSDGYTFGNYLGSPIHIVRFDDRGEITRNQTGTRAAVNIVTDVVQTSDEGFAVLGMYTKT, encoded by the coding sequence ATGATGACCGACTTCGAGAGAGAAGATTTCCATCGATTGAAACGTATTCTCGTTGACGGCAAAACTCATGCAGTCCGTAAAAAGGCGGTTTCTCTTGCTCTTTTATCCCTCATCGTCTTCACTGCCGTATCGGGATGCCTGTCAAGCGACATTGTCGGCGACCGTCATGATCTCACCGTCACCCGAACCGATGCCGCCGGTAACGAGATCTGGCACACTGTCTTTGATGAAGGGGGCGATGAATACGGCACCATTCTTTTGCCAGTTTCGGACGGCGGTCTGCTTGTCGGAGGGTCGGTCAAAAAATCTCCCGGAAGCGACGAGCAGGCCCTGCTGCTCAAGATCGCGGAGGACGGCCGGATCGAGTGGAACCGGTCTTTCCCGACAAGGTATGGCGTTGAGGCAGTCGCCGCCCACTCCGACGGCAATTTCACCGCCGGGACGGCCGACGGGTCTCTACTCCGGGTGGTCGGCGACGGGACACCGGTCTGGAGCAGCCGCGTATCGGGGTCTGTGCTTGGAGTCTCCGGTCTGCCGGACGGAGATATCGTGGCTGTAGGGAGCAAGAACGATAGGGATGTCTGGGTGGCGGTCGTGAATGATACCGGGTCGCTCCTCTGGGAACAGACCTACTCGGCCCTCGGTCGAGGACGAGCCCTGGGGGTCGCTTCGGCATCGGACGGGGGGTGCATCGTTGCAGGGGCGACGGATAGCCATTCGCTCTGGGTGATGCGGCTCGATAGAGAGGGTAACGTCATCTGGAGCCGCACCTTCGAGGAAGGGCCTGAGTTTGCCGGGGTCACGCTTTACCGCGTATACTCGGTGCGGGAGAAGCCGGACAGTAGCGTGGATCTGCTCTATAGGGTAGGTAGGACTCTGGAGGGAGAGGCTGTCGGAAGATCGGTCACGGTCGACCGATCTCTTGACCGGGACGGCTCGGATATGAGCGTAACAGAGTTTTATACGCCCTGTCCGGTTGCCCGGACCTCCGGCGGGGGCTATGCCTGTGCCTGCCTTGAAAGCTCCCAGAGCGACGGTTACACCTTCGGGAACTATCTCGGGTCGCCGATCCATATCGTGAGATTCGATGATCGCGGTGAGATCACTCGGAATCAAACCGGCACGAGGGCGGCGGTGAATATCGTTACAGATGTCGTGCAGACCTCAGATGAAGGATTTGCGGTGCTCGGTATGTATACGAAGACCTGA
- a CDS encoding tetratricopeptide repeat protein, with translation MKLRKRANVKQYLVLTIIVLAAFCSCGCTQQSAAMEWYRQGLHFNSYDNQFEQALECFNKSLELDPQFEEAWRGKSVALYNLGRFQDALQSIDRALELDPEYAEAWYIKGEILSSSGKPDEADRCYTRAQEINPRLSRI, from the coding sequence ATGAAGCTGAGAAAAAGAGCAAACGTGAAACAATACCTCGTTTTAACGATCATAGTGCTGGCCGCATTCTGTAGTTGTGGATGTACGCAGCAAAGCGCCGCGATGGAATGGTACAGACAGGGATTGCACTTCAATTCCTATGATAACCAGTTTGAGCAGGCATTGGAATGTTTTAACAAATCTCTCGAACTTGACCCCCAATTTGAAGAAGCCTGGCGGGGTAAAAGTGTCGCACTCTACAACTTGGGACGGTTCCAGGATGCGCTCCAATCCATAGACAGGGCTCTTGAACTTGATCCGGAGTATGCTGAAGCTTGGTATATAAAAGGGGAGATACTGTCGAGTTCTGGAAAACCCGATGAGGCGGATCGTTGTTACACCAGGGCTCAGGAGATAAATCCACGTCTTTCCCGAATTTAG
- a CDS encoding chymotrypsin family serine protease — translation MEKKQQFLPAFVILMLTVTACLGFASANPVADEYGIDTERGELTSNEYMTAIEFLKSKENVIDKRGYLPEFKDAQHRRAWYNVLDNLTSDMFDSVKPYLYPDGPIIGFGYDIEGYVGIGVVEGYSQDKADIAVNEICTMLNEEASKSGIEDVPVKVRSVDPDSLVLHSASDRFRPVIGGVQMQAILGSSTGTGTIGWAAQNTAGTLGYVIAGHCSDGVGETIYQPSVSASNTVGTVAADTQWPSQSSYADAAWVPYSNVAAKIYGSGGVQETVKGYYADCGVGLSVYKSGAVTGTTSGVTIRKDIVFDGGTKKYLYNQHFASFSATNGDSGAPVYHVEPDHDRIVVGLYSGSFNGENYFSPVSGVQSELGVLPITG, via the coding sequence ATGGAGAAAAAACAGCAATTCCTGCCAGCATTTGTTATACTCATGCTGACAGTGACGGCCTGTCTGGGATTTGCTTCTGCGAACCCGGTTGCCGATGAGTATGGTATAGACACCGAACGTGGGGAACTTACAAGTAATGAGTACATGACGGCCATTGAGTTCCTCAAATCGAAAGAGAACGTCATTGATAAGCGTGGCTATCTGCCGGAGTTCAAAGACGCACAGCATCGACGTGCATGGTATAATGTCTTGGACAACCTCACGAGCGACATGTTCGACTCTGTAAAACCCTACCTTTACCCAGACGGTCCCATCATCGGTTTTGGGTATGATATTGAAGGGTATGTCGGAATCGGTGTTGTGGAGGGATATTCTCAGGATAAAGCAGATATTGCAGTGAACGAGATCTGCACAATGCTGAATGAAGAAGCAAGTAAATCAGGGATAGAAGATGTCCCCGTCAAGGTTAGATCTGTCGACCCTGACAGCCTGGTACTTCACAGTGCAAGCGACAGATTCCGTCCCGTGATTGGAGGAGTGCAGATGCAGGCGATCTTAGGCAGTTCAACTGGAACTGGAACAATTGGTTGGGCTGCTCAAAACACTGCTGGAACCCTTGGTTACGTTATTGCCGGACATTGCTCCGATGGTGTTGGAGAAACAATATACCAACCAAGTGTAAGTGCATCAAATACCGTTGGTACGGTGGCCGCTGACACTCAGTGGCCGAGTCAAAGTTCCTATGCAGACGCAGCTTGGGTTCCATATAGTAACGTTGCGGCAAAAATCTATGGTAGTGGAGGGGTACAGGAAACTGTGAAAGGCTATTATGCTGACTGTGGAGTAGGATTGTCCGTTTACAAATCTGGAGCCGTTACAGGTACGACATCGGGGGTGACTATACGGAAGGACATTGTATTTGACGGCGGTACAAAGAAATATCTCTACAATCAGCACTTTGCTTCATTCAGTGCTACAAATGGAGATAGTGGAGCACCAGTTTACCATGTTGAACCGGATCATGATAGGATTGTTGTAGGACTTTACTCCGGTAGTTTTAACGGTGAAAATTACTTTTCACCAGTGTCTGGTGTGCAGAGTGAACTAGGCGTTCTTCCAATAACTGGTTGA
- a CDS encoding winged helix-turn-helix transcriptional regulator produces MSNPLPLVRSTLLFIVFLSAITPGSAVGTGNSEWEFPEAISDDTTPEYIWNVPLKLVLLDFVFMTAPLLFLPVQFLIAAAAWLWLGHRRISRKNALDHDTRRAAYLCIRENPGINHATLSRMLGVNIGTLRYHLATLCETGKILAERDHGQLRYYANGRAAREGEGYPLNGTRKQILDLLAQDPGMMRKEVASALGIAGASVTWHMALLIREGAVRSERDGRMMRYFPRRDVVSRADRGVDVTG; encoded by the coding sequence ATGTCGAATCCACTCCCTCTCGTGAGGAGCACACTGCTCTTCATCGTCTTCCTGTCCGCAATAACCCCAGGGAGCGCTGTTGGCACCGGAAACAGCGAATGGGAGTTTCCGGAGGCGATATCGGACGATACGACCCCGGAATATATCTGGAATGTGCCCCTGAAACTGGTCCTGCTCGACTTTGTCTTCATGACCGCTCCCCTGCTCTTCCTCCCGGTCCAGTTCCTTATAGCAGCAGCGGCATGGCTCTGGCTCGGGCATAGAAGAATCTCCCGAAAGAATGCCCTCGATCATGATACCCGTCGTGCGGCGTACCTCTGCATCCGGGAGAATCCTGGAATTAACCATGCTACCCTCTCACGCATGCTGGGGGTTAACATTGGAACGCTCCGGTACCACCTCGCAACCCTCTGCGAGACGGGAAAGATTCTCGCGGAGCGCGACCACGGACAGTTGCGGTATTACGCGAACGGCAGGGCAGCCCGTGAAGGAGAGGGCTACCCCCTCAACGGGACACGGAAGCAGATCCTCGATCTCCTCGCACAGGACCCTGGAATGATGCGAAAAGAAGTTGCATCCGCGCTCGGTATCGCCGGCGCATCGGTGACATGGCATATGGCGCTGCTCATCCGGGAGGGGGCCGTACGGAGCGAGAGAGACGGAAGGATGATGCGCTACTTCCCCCGGCGGGATGTCGTATCCCGGGCAGATAGGGGCGTGGACGTAACCGGTTAG
- a CDS encoding YIP1 family protein: protein MPTGISQETIFSGPRRRFQQLNEKPLRDDLVFYFAIVAAVSVLFMALPLLTGEAVDIDGMHRIWFIAAGTLITLMQGLINGSVALLAVSLVEHFFLLFVDVHREFEKTMKSTVYALSPLILFSWAVLLGVPFAGLLLLVWFCLLTYFGVRVFHEKSKDRAVFVALATGVVLAYYLHRAVGIV, encoded by the coding sequence ATGCCGACAGGGATATCACAGGAAACGATCTTCTCCGGCCCACGGCGCCGTTTTCAGCAACTCAATGAAAAGCCGTTGCGCGACGATCTCGTATTCTACTTCGCGATCGTCGCCGCCGTATCGGTCCTATTCATGGCGCTACCCCTCCTTACGGGAGAGGCGGTGGATATTGACGGAATGCACCGGATCTGGTTTATCGCGGCAGGCACCCTTATCACCCTGATGCAGGGCCTGATAAACGGGAGCGTCGCCCTCCTCGCGGTCAGCCTCGTCGAGCACTTCTTCCTGCTCTTCGTCGACGTCCACAGGGAGTTTGAGAAGACGATGAAGTCGACGGTCTACGCCCTGTCACCGCTCATCCTCTTCTCCTGGGCGGTCCTCCTGGGGGTTCCGTTTGCCGGCCTGCTGCTCCTCGTCTGGTTCTGCCTGTTGACCTACTTCGGCGTACGGGTATTTCACGAGAAATCGAAGGACCGGGCCGTCTTCGTCGCACTTGCAACCGGTGTGGTCCTCGCATACTACCTCCATCGCGCGGTGGGAATCGTATAA
- a CDS encoding ATP-NAD kinase family protein produces MTQTVGFLLNPVAGLGGAVGLKGTDGHVAEALRRGAVPHACDRAVQALSLLRDDDIAWYTCAGSMGEDVLERAGIDRSTVLYRPGVPTAASDTKAACRTFLDAGVDLVVFCGGDGTARDVFDAVERSIPILGIPAGVKMYSAVFAVNPAAAADLIRQAGRIPCRDSEVMDVDEEAYRSGRLSARLYGYACVPYIPERTQGGKQVFEQQDEERAKDDIAAFMAEIMLPETIYIIGAGSTTARIMERLDLAPTLLGIDVVQNGEVLARDADERTLLALLDEHPRAKIVVSPIGAQGFVLGRGNQQISPPVLRKAGLSNLIVVATPGKLAGTPLLYVDSGDPALDREIGDSLQVISGYRIAQRKRVLHPE; encoded by the coding sequence ATGACACAGACCGTCGGGTTCCTGCTCAACCCGGTCGCCGGGTTGGGCGGTGCCGTGGGGCTTAAAGGGACGGACGGACACGTGGCGGAAGCGCTCCGGCGCGGCGCGGTCCCGCACGCCTGCGACCGTGCGGTGCAGGCCCTCTCCCTCCTCCGTGACGACGATATCGCGTGGTATACCTGCGCAGGATCGATGGGCGAAGATGTCCTCGAGCGTGCCGGCATCGACCGCTCCACCGTCCTCTACCGGCCCGGCGTTCCGACCGCCGCCAGCGATACGAAGGCTGCCTGCCGGACGTTCCTCGACGCCGGGGTCGATCTCGTCGTCTTCTGCGGCGGGGACGGGACGGCCCGCGACGTCTTTGACGCGGTGGAGCGATCGATCCCGATCCTCGGCATCCCGGCCGGGGTGAAGATGTACTCCGCGGTCTTTGCGGTCAACCCGGCAGCGGCGGCCGACCTCATCCGGCAGGCCGGGCGGATCCCCTGCCGGGACTCCGAGGTGATGGACGTCGATGAAGAGGCCTATCGGTCGGGCCGTCTCTCCGCCCGGCTCTACGGCTACGCGTGCGTCCCCTACATCCCCGAGCGGACGCAAGGAGGGAAGCAGGTCTTTGAGCAGCAGGACGAGGAGCGGGCGAAGGACGATATTGCCGCGTTCATGGCTGAGATCATGCTGCCGGAGACCATCTATATCATCGGCGCCGGGAGCACGACGGCGCGGATCATGGAGCGGCTCGATCTCGCCCCTACCCTGCTCGGCATCGACGTTGTCCAAAACGGGGAGGTTCTCGCCCGCGACGCCGACGAGCGGACGCTTCTCGCCCTCCTCGACGAGCACCCGCGGGCGAAGATCGTCGTGAGCCCCATCGGTGCCCAGGGGTTCGTCCTCGGCCGGGGGAACCAGCAGATCAGCCCGCCCGTCCTCCGGAAGGCCGGGTTATCGAACCTGATCGTGGTCGCCACCCCGGGAAAACTCGCCGGGACGCCCCTCCTGTACGTCGACTCCGGGGATCCGGCGCTCGACCGGGAGATCGGCGACTCCCTTCAGGTCATCTCCGGCTACCGGATTGCGCAACGCAAAAGGGTCCTCCACCCGGAATGA
- the trpA gene encoding tryptophan synthase subunit alpha, whose protein sequence is MSRIRALFARKNPAFIGFTVAGDPGIEASFRAAAAMVDAGVDLLEIALPYSDPVADGPVIERAHVRALRAGTTPDDAFALVRRVREYAPLLPIVLFTYYNIIYHRGTDRFFADAAAAGADGVLVVDLPAEESGEVAPSALRHGIDRIALIAPTTSAERQHAILRGASGFVYLISLEGVTGERDRLPPNLAGLVGTVREKTDLPIAVGFGVSRPEHVAAVVEAGANGVIVGSALVRAIEEHVGDEAGMQDALRTAVRSLRGGLVPRSRT, encoded by the coding sequence ATGAGCCGGATCAGGGCGCTCTTTGCCCGGAAGAACCCGGCCTTCATCGGGTTTACCGTCGCCGGGGACCCCGGCATCGAGGCGTCGTTTCGGGCGGCGGCGGCGATGGTCGACGCGGGCGTCGACCTCCTCGAGATCGCCCTCCCCTACTCCGACCCCGTGGCGGACGGCCCCGTGATCGAGCGGGCGCACGTACGGGCTCTCCGGGCGGGGACCACCCCGGACGACGCCTTCGCTCTCGTCCGGCGGGTCAGGGAGTACGCGCCGTTGCTCCCCATCGTCCTCTTCACCTACTACAACATCATCTACCACCGGGGAACCGACCGGTTCTTCGCGGATGCCGCCGCCGCCGGTGCGGACGGCGTCCTCGTCGTCGACCTTCCCGCCGAGGAGTCGGGCGAGGTCGCGCCCTCCGCCCTCCGGCACGGCATCGACCGGATCGCCCTCATCGCCCCGACGACTTCGGCGGAGCGGCAGCACGCGATCCTTCGCGGAGCCTCGGGATTCGTCTACCTCATCTCGCTCGAGGGGGTGACCGGGGAGCGCGACCGGCTCCCCCCGAACCTTGCCGGGCTGGTCGGCACGGTGCGGGAGAAGACGGATCTTCCCATCGCCGTCGGGTTCGGGGTCTCGCGCCCGGAACATGTGGCGGCGGTCGTCGAGGCCGGCGCGAACGGCGTCATCGTGGGGAGCGCTCTCGTCCGGGCGATCGAGGAGCACGTGGGCGACGAGGCGGGGATGCAGGATGCCCTCCGCACCGCGGTCCGGTCGCTACGTGGCGGGCTCGTTCCCCGATCCCGAACCTGA
- the trpB gene encoding tryptophan synthase subunit beta has product MIAGRYGRYGGQYVPETLMSALIELEETYARVSADPEFARRLSWYLHEYAGRETPLTYCGNLSRDLGCRVYLKREDLLHGGAHKLNNTLGQALMAKFMGKRRLIAETGAGQHGVATAIAGAALGLPVEVYMGEVDTRRQALNVFRMELLGARVVPVASGTRTLKDAINAAMRDWVANLRETHYLLGSCVGPHPFPRIVRDFQSVIGEEARRQILEREGRLPDTVVACVGGGSNAIGIFYPFVNDDVALVGVEAGGEGLESGRHGASLSAGSIGVFQGALSYLLQDGDGQALETHSVAAGLDHPSVGPEHAMLKDSGRVRYEAVTDAEALHAFRHLSRTEGIIPALESAHAVAYALRAADDLDRDGILVINLSGRGDKDVADVASLHGGAA; this is encoded by the coding sequence ATGATAGCAGGACGATACGGAAGATACGGCGGGCAGTACGTGCCCGAAACCCTGATGAGCGCGCTGATCGAGCTTGAGGAGACCTACGCCCGCGTCTCCGCGGACCCGGAGTTCGCCCGCCGGCTCTCCTGGTACCTTCACGAGTATGCCGGGCGGGAGACCCCGCTCACCTACTGCGGGAACCTCTCCCGCGACCTCGGCTGCCGGGTCTACCTGAAGCGCGAGGACCTCCTCCACGGCGGTGCGCACAAGCTGAACAACACCCTCGGCCAGGCGCTGATGGCGAAGTTCATGGGCAAGCGCCGGCTCATCGCCGAGACCGGCGCCGGACAGCACGGTGTCGCGACGGCAATCGCGGGGGCGGCCCTCGGCCTCCCCGTCGAAGTCTACATGGGCGAGGTGGACACCCGGCGCCAGGCGCTGAACGTCTTCCGGATGGAGCTCCTCGGCGCCCGGGTCGTCCCGGTTGCCTCGGGGACGCGGACGCTGAAGGACGCCATCAACGCGGCGATGCGCGACTGGGTGGCGAACCTCCGGGAGACCCACTACCTGCTCGGCTCCTGCGTCGGCCCGCATCCCTTCCCCCGGATCGTCCGGGACTTCCAGTCGGTCATCGGCGAGGAGGCGCGGCGGCAGATACTCGAGAGGGAGGGGAGGCTCCCCGACACCGTCGTCGCCTGCGTCGGCGGGGGCTCGAACGCGATCGGGATCTTCTACCCGTTCGTGAACGACGACGTGGCGCTCGTCGGCGTGGAGGCGGGCGGCGAGGGGCTCGAGTCCGGCCGTCACGGGGCCTCGCTCTCGGCCGGTTCGATCGGGGTCTTCCAGGGTGCGCTCTCCTACCTCCTCCAGGACGGCGACGGCCAGGCGCTCGAGACGCACTCCGTCGCCGCAGGCCTCGACCACCCCTCGGTCGGGCCCGAGCATGCCATGTTAAAGGACTCCGGAAGGGTCCGCTACGAGGCGGTCACTGACGCCGAAGCCCTCCACGCCTTCCGCCACCTCTCCCGGACCGAGGGGATCATCCCGGCGCTCGAGTCCGCCCACGCGGTCGCCTACGCCCTCCGGGCGGCGGACGACCTCGACCGGGACGGGATTCTCGTCATCAACCTCTCCGGGAGGGGCGACAAGGATGTCGCCGACGTTGCAAGCCTCCACGGCGGTGCAGCATGA
- a CDS encoding phosphoribosylanthranilate isomerase has translation MKICGMTSPGDARAAAAAGADAIGVVLASPSPRSVSPDRARAIFAAVPPFVTTVAVTSTDREEDLSAILSSRPDAVQVAGRLAVPPDAGVRVIRMLAPGDPLRDDCDAVIVDSSHGTGRAFDPEYARKCVASSRVPVILAGGLAPGNVGDAVRTVRPYAVGVCSGVEAAPGVKDERLMRAFVKICRTIDS, from the coding sequence GTGAAGATCTGCGGGATGACGAGCCCCGGCGACGCCCGTGCCGCCGCGGCGGCCGGAGCCGACGCGATCGGGGTGGTCCTCGCGAGCCCCTCTCCCCGGTCGGTGAGCCCGGATCGGGCCCGGGCGATCTTTGCGGCGGTCCCGCCGTTCGTGACCACGGTCGCCGTCACCTCGACCGACCGGGAAGAAGACCTTTCGGCGATCCTCTCCTCGCGGCCGGATGCCGTGCAGGTGGCGGGCAGGCTCGCCGTCCCGCCCGACGCGGGGGTCCGGGTCATCCGGATGCTCGCGCCCGGCGACCCCCTTCGGGACGACTGCGACGCGGTGATCGTCGATTCCAGCCACGGCACCGGGCGGGCGTTCGACCCGGAGTATGCCCGGAAATGCGTTGCCTCCTCGCGGGTGCCGGTCATCCTCGCGGGCGGGCTCGCCCCCGGAAACGTCGGCGATGCAGTACGGACGGTGCGGCCCTACGCCGTCGGTGTCTGCTCGGGCGTCGAGGCGGCGCCGGGGGTCAAGGACGAGCGCCTCATGCGGGCGTTCGTGAAGATATGCAGGACGATCGATTCATGA